From the Leptolyngbya sp. O-77 genome, one window contains:
- a CDS encoding ADP-ribosylglycohydrolase family protein — protein MPIYPLERARGCLLGLAVGDAVGTTVEFQPRGSFPPMADMVGGGPFRLAKGQWTDDTSMALCLATSLVELGTFDAADQMERYCAWFERGYLSSTGVCFDIGNTTRQALQAYKASGNPFSGSTHPRAAGNGCLMRLAPVPIFYFPDSDRTRHFSGESARTTHGAAECVAASQLFGEILHRALAGASKAEILLGSDPASFAEESVGAIAQGTYRDKPIDQIHGTGYVIQSLEAALWCFWNTDTYEQAILAAANLGDDADTTAAICGQVAGAFYGESGIPPHWLEPLTLRDEIGQLAEKLVAATG, from the coding sequence ATGCCGATTTACCCTTTGGAGCGTGCGCGAGGCTGCTTGCTGGGGCTAGCCGTGGGTGATGCCGTTGGCACCACGGTCGAGTTTCAGCCGCGTGGCTCGTTTCCCCCGATGGCTGACATGGTGGGCGGCGGCCCCTTTCGACTGGCCAAAGGACAGTGGACGGATGACACCTCGATGGCGCTGTGTCTCGCCACAAGCCTGGTGGAACTGGGCACCTTCGACGCAGCCGACCAGATGGAGCGCTACTGCGCCTGGTTTGAGCGGGGCTATCTCAGCAGCACTGGGGTCTGTTTTGACATTGGCAACACGACCCGACAGGCATTGCAGGCTTACAAAGCGTCTGGCAATCCTTTTAGCGGCTCGACTCATCCCAGAGCAGCAGGGAATGGCTGCCTGATGCGTCTGGCTCCCGTGCCGATTTTCTACTTTCCCGATAGCGATCGCACGCGGCATTTTTCTGGCGAGAGTGCCCGCACCACCCACGGCGCAGCGGAGTGCGTCGCAGCCTCGCAGCTATTTGGCGAGATTTTGCACCGCGCTTTAGCAGGCGCAAGCAAAGCCGAAATTCTGCTGGGAAGTGATCCGGCATCCTTTGCCGAAGAGTCCGTGGGGGCGATCGCCCAAGGCACGTATCGCGACAAACCCATCGACCAGATCCACGGCACAGGCTATGTCATCCAAAGCCTGGAAGCCGCCCTCTGGTGCTTCTGGAACACCGACACCTACGAGCAGGCAATTCTCGCCGCTGCCAACTTGGGCGACGATGCCGACACCACCGCCGCCATTTGCGGCCAGGTCGCAGGCGCGTTTTATGGCGAGTCGGGCATTCCGCCCCACTGGCTGGAGCCGCTGACGTTGCGCGACGAAATTGGGCAACTGGCAGAAAAGCTGGTGGCAGCCACAGGCTAA
- a CDS encoding serine/threonine-protein kinase produces MQPPLSAGTVLQNRYRLVKLLGQGGFGRTYLAEDLGRFSERCALKEFIPSQSGDYALEKSKELFQREAAILYQIQHPQIPQFRATFEENQRLFLAQDYVEGKSYRDLLTERKLSGQTFSEPEVVQLLRQLLPVLAHIHARGIIHRDIAPDNIMLRQADQLPVLIDFGVVKEIATRLQTATQSTTVGKLGYAPSEQMQTGRAYPNSDLYALAVTAVVLLTGREPQDLYDDMNLTWHWQRYANVSPGLAQVLNKMLSYRPGDRYQSVAEVAQALQAVTNAATYPTTQPPTYQPPGYQSPTYPQPSYPQAGYPQPGYSQPGYPAAHPSQTPQPAASPPPDPLSQMQTVAVGRPVPPSTTTAHTQAVGNAGRQVPNRLIPAPRQTSVWDNPLAVLAIGIGLATITGIASWAVVSALLNGSPPVATPSPTVTITPSPTVSPSPSPSPTASPSPSPSPSQPVEFDQRLNLRPGSNTTARGSLRDNQTINYLISMEAGEALTARLDGDGVIMTVLNPDRQPVDGQASQVLQWRGTAAYAGDYVVQVKPLSGISQTDYALNLSLEGVPPSPTPPPPPPPDPSPMPEPPPEVDIRTEALNLSPGESQEVDNQVRANRMRRYLVDLQSDQGLVVEIIQGDVLVDIRDPNGRSLSSASGGTLQIGPGLPQSGRYQIDVSANQTVNFVLRATAIN; encoded by the coding sequence ATGCAACCTCCCTTGTCCGCTGGAACTGTTTTGCAAAATCGCTATCGCCTGGTGAAGCTGCTTGGCCAGGGCGGGTTTGGGCGCACGTATTTGGCAGAGGATTTGGGGCGGTTTAGCGAGCGGTGTGCGCTGAAGGAATTCATTCCGTCGCAGTCGGGAGACTATGCGCTGGAAAAGTCTAAGGAACTGTTTCAGCGGGAGGCGGCGATCCTGTATCAGATTCAGCATCCGCAGATTCCGCAGTTTCGCGCCACGTTTGAGGAAAATCAGCGCTTGTTTTTGGCGCAGGATTATGTGGAAGGTAAGTCCTACCGGGATTTGCTGACGGAGCGCAAGCTGAGCGGACAAACATTTTCAGAACCAGAAGTGGTGCAACTGCTACGGCAACTGCTGCCTGTGCTAGCCCATATCCATGCCCGTGGCATCATTCACCGCGACATTGCGCCAGATAACATCATGCTGCGGCAAGCGGATCAGCTTCCAGTGCTGATCGACTTTGGCGTGGTGAAGGAAATTGCCACACGGCTGCAAACGGCGACGCAATCGACCACCGTCGGCAAGCTGGGCTATGCGCCGAGTGAGCAAATGCAGACGGGACGTGCCTATCCCAACAGCGATCTCTACGCGCTGGCGGTGACGGCGGTGGTGCTGCTGACGGGGCGAGAGCCGCAGGATTTATACGATGACATGAACCTGACCTGGCACTGGCAGCGCTACGCCAACGTTAGCCCTGGGCTGGCGCAGGTGTTGAACAAGATGCTGAGCTATCGGCCGGGCGATCGCTATCAATCGGTGGCCGAAGTTGCCCAGGCGCTCCAGGCAGTAACCAATGCGGCAACCTATCCCACAACGCAGCCGCCCACCTACCAGCCGCCCGGCTACCAGTCGCCCACCTATCCCCAGCCCAGCTATCCCCAAGCGGGCTATCCCCAGCCAGGCTATTCGCAACCGGGCTATCCGGCCGCGCACCCATCCCAAACGCCCCAGCCCGCCGCCAGCCCGCCGCCCGACCCCCTTTCGCAGATGCAGACAGTGGCCGTGGGCCGCCCCGTGCCGCCCAGCACGACGACGGCGCATACGCAGGCAGTGGGCAATGCGGGTCGGCAAGTGCCCAATCGGTTAATTCCTGCGCCGCGCCAGACCTCGGTGTGGGACAATCCGCTGGCAGTGCTGGCGATTGGCATTGGGCTGGCGACGATTACGGGCATTGCGTCTTGGGCAGTGGTGAGTGCGCTGCTGAACGGCAGTCCGCCTGTGGCAACGCCGTCGCCGACCGTAACGATTACGCCCAGCCCAACGGTGTCGCCCTCGCCTAGCCCCAGCCCAACGGCGTCGCCCTCGCCCAGTCCCTCGCCCAGCCAGCCCGTCGAGTTTGACCAGCGGCTCAATTTGCGGCCCGGTTCCAACACCACAGCACGGGGCAGCCTGCGAGATAACCAAACCATCAACTACCTGATTTCGATGGAAGCAGGAGAGGCGCTGACGGCCCGGCTGGATGGCGATGGCGTGATCATGACGGTGCTGAATCCTGATCGCCAGCCTGTGGACGGACAGGCCTCGCAGGTGTTGCAGTGGCGCGGCACGGCGGCCTATGCAGGAGATTACGTCGTGCAGGTGAAGCCGCTGTCGGGCATTTCGCAGACGGACTATGCGTTGAATCTGAGTTTAGAAGGCGTGCCGCCGAGTCCCACACCTCCGCCACCGCCGCCGCCTGATCCGTCACCCATGCCAGAGCCGCCGCCGGAAGTCGATATCCGCACCGAAGCGCTGAATCTGTCGCCAGGGGAGTCGCAAGAAGTGGATAACCAGGTGCGGGCCAACCGGATGCGGCGCTATCTGGTGGATTTGCAGAGCGACCAGGGCCTGGTTGTTGAGATCATTCAGGGTGATGTGCTGGTGGATATCCGCGATCCCAATGGGCGATCGCTCTCCAGTGCATCGGGCGGCACGCTGCAAATCGGGCCGGGGCTGCCGCAGTCGGGCCGCTATCAGATCGACGTGAGCGCCAACCAGACGGTGAACTTTGTCCTGCGGGCGACAGCGATTAATTAA
- a CDS encoding dienelactone hydrolase family protein — MVLKTAIVETEAIIPTPSGEMPAFLYRPAAPAASASSPAVLLLMEAFGLTPHIRDVAARIAAEGYIVLTPDLYYRELPHNKFGYEEVEQAMATMYRMDFGQPVEQDLKAAIAFLKAQPDVSPDRIGVTGFCLGGGLTFLTACRFSSDIAAAAPFYGMVLDDWVEAIQDITMPVYLFHGGADPFIPPERVQHIEARFKDLGKAYRLKVYPDADHGFFCHERSSYNAAAAEDAWQELTQFLRQHLNSTSQQGVLSPRTLPSLFVSHGAPDLPLYETAPAVEFLKQLGTQLPRPKAILAVSAHWETRSPAVSTALQPKTIHDFGGFPPETYALQYPAPGAPELAERVEKLLTEAGTTVALDPNRGLDHGAWEPLLLMYPDADIPVTQLSVQPHLGAAHHLQVGRAIAPLRQENVLILASGAATHNLRAFGGYAFDAAPPDWVTEFDQWLETAIAQGDTDALLNYRQVAPHAAKNHPSEEHFLPLLVALGAGGDRGTQLHHSTTYGILSMAAYAFG, encoded by the coding sequence ATGGTTCTCAAAACGGCAATCGTGGAAACTGAGGCAATCATCCCCACGCCCAGTGGAGAGATGCCCGCCTTTCTCTATCGCCCCGCTGCGCCCGCTGCGTCGGCATCCAGTCCCGCCGTTCTCTTGCTGATGGAAGCCTTTGGACTAACCCCCCACATTCGGGACGTAGCGGCTCGCATCGCCGCCGAGGGCTACATTGTCCTCACGCCAGACCTGTACTACCGCGAATTGCCCCACAACAAATTTGGCTATGAGGAGGTGGAACAGGCGATGGCGACCATGTATCGCATGGATTTTGGGCAGCCCGTGGAACAGGATCTAAAGGCGGCGATCGCCTTCCTCAAGGCACAACCCGACGTTTCACCCGACCGAATTGGCGTTACCGGGTTTTGCCTGGGCGGGGGGTTGACCTTTTTAACAGCGTGTCGATTTTCCAGCGACATCGCGGCAGCAGCTCCCTTTTACGGCATGGTGTTGGACGATTGGGTGGAGGCGATCCAGGACATCACCATGCCCGTCTACCTGTTTCACGGCGGTGCTGATCCGTTCATTCCGCCGGAGCGCGTGCAGCACATCGAGGCGCGATTCAAAGACCTGGGCAAAGCATATCGGCTCAAAGTTTACCCCGATGCCGACCACGGATTTTTCTGCCACGAGCGATCGTCCTATAATGCCGCCGCCGCTGAGGATGCGTGGCAAGAGCTAACTCAGTTTCTCCGTCAACATCTCAACTCAACATCTCAACAAGGTGTCCTAAGTCCTAGGACTCTTCCTTCACTCTTCGTTTCGCACGGCGCACCCGATTTACCGCTATATGAAACTGCGCCCGCCGTGGAGTTTCTCAAGCAACTTGGCACACAGCTACCGCGCCCCAAAGCCATCCTCGCTGTGTCGGCCCACTGGGAAACGCGATCGCCCGCTGTGAGTACCGCTCTCCAGCCGAAAACGATTCACGACTTTGGCGGCTTTCCGCCAGAAACCTACGCCCTGCAATATCCTGCGCCCGGTGCGCCGGAACTGGCAGAGCGGGTCGAAAAGCTGCTGACGGAGGCGGGCACGACCGTAGCGCTCGACCCCAATCGCGGACTCGACCACGGCGCATGGGAGCCACTGCTGCTGATGTATCCCGACGCAGACATTCCCGTAACACAACTCTCGGTGCAGCCGCATTTGGGAGCCGCGCATCACCTGCAAGTGGGCCGGGCGATCGCCCCCCTGCGTCAGGAAAACGTGCTGATCCTTGCCAGCGGAGCCGCCACCCACAACCTGCGGGCCTTTGGCGGCTACGCCTTTGATGCTGCGCCGCCGGACTGGGTGACGGAATTTGACCAGTGGCTAGAAACGGCGATCGCCCAGGGAGACACCGATGCGCTGCTGAACTATCGCCAGGTCGCCCCCCACGCCGCCAAAAACCACCCCAGCGAAGAACACTTTTTGCCGCTGCTGGTGGCGCTGGGCGCAGGGGGCGATCGCGGCACCCAACTACACCACAGCACCACCTACGGCATTCTCAGCATGGCGGCCTATGCGTTTGGATAA
- a CDS encoding esterase-like activity of phytase family protein, with protein sequence MGFGLFSTGSGVQPLLRMNGLRVLVRVLGRWLSKTLNGRRAIALPLLFLLLLGTAGCTLPRVSAEERLLLPLSVDFLGEYRLPPQEFEGVPVGGLSGLAYDRQRDRLYALSDDRSNFGPARFYTLRLTLNAVDPDNPKLSSVEVESVTPLLTEDGQPFAAGTIDPEAIALTPRQSLYIASEGIPSQSIPPFIDEFDLETGRRKSRLKLPERYLLPSADEPPRGVQENLGFESLTPDPSALGTAGYLEPFRLFAATESSLLQDRDAGSPGELPPLRLLHYLIGEDQATLLAEHLYDRDALPPEQGEPGLTELLAIDAGGHFLSLERAFTPHTGVTAQLFQMVMGNATDTSAMPQLQGDLSGIQPVRKRLLLNLSNLGIRLDNLEAMTLGPRLPDGSASLLLVSDDNFNPLQVTQFLLFRLR encoded by the coding sequence ATGGGTTTCGGGTTGTTCTCTACGGGTTCTGGCGTTCAGCCGCTGCTGCGAATGAACGGACTGCGAGTTTTGGTGAGGGTTTTGGGGCGGTGGCTCAGCAAAACGTTGAACGGACGGAGGGCGATCGCCCTTCCCCTTCTGTTCCTGCTGCTGTTGGGAACCGCAGGCTGCACGCTGCCCCGCGTCAGCGCAGAGGAACGGCTATTGTTGCCCCTGTCGGTAGATTTTTTGGGCGAATACCGACTACCACCGCAGGAGTTTGAGGGTGTGCCCGTGGGCGGTCTGTCGGGGCTGGCCTATGACCGTCAGCGCGATCGCCTCTATGCCCTCTCCGATGACCGCAGCAATTTTGGCCCCGCCCGATTCTATACGCTCAGGTTGACTCTGAACGCCGTTGATCCTGACAACCCCAAGCTGTCGTCCGTTGAGGTGGAATCCGTCACGCCGCTGCTGACTGAAGACGGCCAGCCCTTTGCAGCAGGGACGATCGATCCAGAGGCGATCGCCCTCACGCCCCGCCAATCCCTCTACATCGCCAGTGAAGGCATCCCTAGCCAGAGCATTCCGCCCTTCATCGACGAGTTCGACCTGGAAACTGGCCGCCGAAAATCTCGTCTCAAACTTCCAGAGCGCTATTTGCTACCGTCCGCCGACGAGCCGCCACGCGGCGTGCAGGAAAACCTGGGCTTTGAGTCTCTCACCCCCGACCCCAGCGCCCTCGGCACGGCCGGCTATCTAGAACCCTTTCGCCTGTTTGCCGCCACCGAGTCTTCGCTGCTTCAGGATCGGGACGCTGGCTCGCCGGGTGAATTGCCTCCCCTGCGCCTGCTGCACTACCTCATCGGCGAAGACCAGGCAACCCTGCTGGCCGAGCATCTCTATGACCGAGACGCGCTGCCGCCAGAGCAAGGCGAACCCGGGCTGACGGAACTCCTGGCGATCGACGCGGGTGGCCACTTCCTCAGCCTAGAGCGGGCCTTTACGCCACACACAGGCGTGACCGCGCAACTCTTCCAGATGGTGATGGGCAACGCCACCGACACGTCTGCAATGCCCCAACTCCAGGGCGACCTGAGCGGCATCCAGCCCGTCCGCAAGCGCCTCCTGCTCAACCTGAGCAACTTAGGCATCCGGTTAGATAACCTGGAAGCCATGACCCTCGGCCCCCGTCTGCCTGACGGCTCCGCCAGCCTGCTACTGGTCAGCGATGACAACTTCAACCCGCTCCAGGTGACGCAGTTTTTGCTATTTCGCCTGCGATAA
- a CDS encoding ABC transporter permease produces MTSRDTASAQQRFSEGLVQVRRFFASETFGYVVKRLLQGGLTLLLASALSFFIIQLAPGDYLDTLRQNPQISEETLSAFREQFGLDKSPIEQYCRWLWQIFTRGNFGVSFIYSQRPVTSLLWERIPATLLLSIASLVITWAIALPLGIIGAVNQNKLIDRIFRVISYIGQGMPALIMGLLLLFLAQQLSPLVPVGGMTSINHTDLTLIGKALDIGWHMIFPTLALSLVGFAGLQRITRGELLDVLRQDYIQTARAKGLPENRVIYVHALRNALNPLVTLLGFEFASLLGGSFIVENFFNWPGLGRLVLEAITAQDLYLVMASLMMGAAMLIIGNLLADLLLKAVDPRIKLSSIQ; encoded by the coding sequence ATGACTTCTCGCGACACGGCTTCGGCGCAACAGCGATTTTCGGAAGGGCTGGTGCAGGTGCGGCGGTTTTTTGCCAGTGAAACCTTCGGCTATGTGGTGAAACGGCTGTTGCAAGGGGGGCTGACGCTGCTGCTGGCTTCGGCGCTGAGCTTTTTTATTATTCAGCTTGCGCCGGGGGACTATCTGGACACGCTGCGCCAGAATCCGCAGATTTCGGAAGAGACGCTAAGTGCGTTTCGCGAACAGTTTGGGCTGGATAAGTCGCCGATTGAGCAGTATTGTCGCTGGCTGTGGCAGATTTTCACGCGCGGCAATTTTGGCGTGAGCTTTATCTATTCTCAGCGGCCGGTGACCTCGCTGCTGTGGGAGCGGATTCCGGCAACGCTGCTGCTGTCGATCGCCTCTTTGGTGATTACCTGGGCGATCGCCCTCCCCCTGGGCATCATCGGTGCGGTGAATCAGAACAAGCTGATCGACCGCATCTTCCGCGTGATCAGCTACATCGGTCAGGGGATGCCCGCGCTGATTATGGGGCTGCTGCTGCTGTTTTTGGCGCAGCAGCTCTCGCCGCTGGTGCCCGTCGGCGGCATGACCAGCATCAACCACACCGACCTGACCCTGATTGGCAAGGCGCTGGATATTGGCTGGCACATGATTTTCCCGACGCTGGCGCTGAGCCTGGTTGGGTTTGCGGGGCTTCAGCGGATTACGCGAGGCGAACTGCTGGACGTGCTGCGGCAAGACTATATTCAAACCGCCCGCGCCAAGGGTCTGCCGGAAAATCGGGTGATTTATGTCCACGCGCTGCGAAATGCGCTGAACCCGCTGGTGACGCTGCTGGGCTTCGAGTTTGCCAGTTTGCTGGGCGGCTCGTTCATTGTGGAGAATTTCTTTAATTGGCCCGGCTTGGGGCGGCTGGTGCTGGAGGCGATCACCGCACAGGATTTGTATCTGGTGATGGCGAGTTTGATGATGGGCGCGGCGATGCTGATCATTGGTAATTTGCTGGCAGATCTGCTGCTGAAGGCGGTTGATCCACGGATTAAGTTGAGCAGCATTCAGTAG
- a CDS encoding response regulator transcription factor — MRSLLGWHLQQVGYSVYQSASLQQAKDVYLNRKPQLVVLDSDLSDGNGLEFCRWLRQQSQPFVLILSARSTESDIVAGLRAGADDYLTKPFGMQEFLARVEALTRRSRPTVAPAILDYGDLKIDLVQRRVHLKHELIDLTPQEFSLLYVLAQAGGLPLSRSELLRKAWPDAIDNHRTVDTHVLSLRKKIEVDPRQPNLIQTVRNVGYRFNIEVAGQGPVAASQPSPNHNHRAALHSLS; from the coding sequence TTGCGATCGCTTCTCGGGTGGCACCTCCAGCAGGTCGGCTATTCGGTCTATCAATCTGCCAGCTTGCAGCAGGCCAAAGATGTCTACTTGAACCGCAAGCCCCAGCTTGTAGTGCTGGATTCAGATCTGTCCGACGGAAACGGGCTGGAGTTTTGCCGATGGCTGCGTCAACAGAGCCAGCCCTTTGTGCTGATTCTCTCGGCCCGCAGCACCGAGTCGGATATTGTAGCTGGATTGCGGGCTGGCGCGGATGACTATCTCACCAAGCCCTTTGGAATGCAGGAGTTTTTGGCGCGGGTAGAAGCGCTGACCCGCCGCAGTCGCCCCACTGTTGCCCCTGCTATCTTGGACTATGGCGATCTGAAAATTGACCTAGTGCAGCGCCGCGTTCATCTCAAGCACGAGCTAATCGACCTGACCCCGCAAGAATTTAGCCTGCTCTATGTGCTGGCGCAGGCAGGTGGCTTACCCCTCAGCCGTTCGGAACTGCTCCGCAAAGCCTGGCCCGATGCCATTGACAATCACCGCACTGTGGATACGCACGTTCTTTCTCTGCGTAAAAAAATCGAGGTCGATCCGCGCCAGCCTAATCTCATCCAAACCGTCCGTAACGTAGGCTATCGCTTCAATATCGAGGTGGCCGGGCAAGGCCCGGTTGCCGCGTCTCAACCCAGCCCAAACCACAACCACCGAGCGGCGCTGCATTCTCTGTCCTGA
- a CDS encoding DUF6761 family protein, with protein MLQDAQIIRFYQRLTDALNEQWHRGYRFDELRLYLDGYLAALRHTNVVEPYLVHQLEEEATRYLYDPSSFVEPQPEPEVDFY; from the coding sequence ATGCTTCAGGACGCACAAATTATCCGGTTCTATCAGCGCCTCACCGACGCGCTGAACGAGCAGTGGCATCGGGGCTATCGCTTCGATGAGCTGCGCCTATACCTCGATGGATATCTGGCCGCCCTTCGGCATACGAACGTCGTCGAACCTTATCTGGTTCACCAGCTCGAAGAAGAAGCCACTCGCTATCTCTACGACCCCTCCAGCTTTGTCGAGCCGCAGCCTGAACCAGAAGTCGATTTCTACTAA
- the mgtA gene encoding magnesium-translocating P-type ATPase, producing MLSWFSVASHRAMPVASGKSWLPLAVKAAQTDPHHLLNQLETRPYGLTALQARQRRRQFGPNEIAHDCTPTWYQQLFRAFNSPFVYLLLVLAIAAWFTRDQRGAALLLGIVLLSGVLRFAREYRSSRAAEKLRALVETTATVSRYDDLLPAERRQEVPIRQLVPGDVVHLAPGDMVPADVRLLEANNFFVGQSILTGESDLVQKYSAVRAVPSPDGDWWDLPNLCFMGTTVLGGSARAVVIATGAQTYLGMLSKTLIGRRSPTSFDTGINHITWLLIGFIAIMAPSAVLLNGLVRGQWTTSLIFGVAVAVGLVPELLPLILSIGLTRGVSALARQQMLAKRLDAVQNLGAVDLLCTDKTGTLTQNQVSFHSAIAPLGQPSPDPLADAYLNSYYQTGIQNRLDDAILEAADASALSQIALTHRKLGEVPFDFARRRLSVVVEQEGFPLLICKGAVEEVLGLCSHLQHQGEPTPLTEALHQQTLQTAQQFSRQGFRVLAVACKRLDAPQDHYDPTDEAGLRLVGYLTFLDPPQETAKGAIAALQQYNVRVKVLTGDNEHVARTICQEVGLPVQQVCLGSAIDPMTDEELAAVAENTTLFAKLSPLQKARIVQVLKQQGHTVGYLGDGVNDALALREADVGISVESAVDVAKESADVILLEKSLLVLEQGIVEGRRTFGNIIKYLKMATSSNFGNVLSVMGASALLPFLPMQPLQLLVQNLLYDLSQTAIPFDRVDESYLVQPQRWSVRDLRRFMLCFGPVSSIFDYVTFAVLWGVLGFNVPADAALFQSGWFVYGLLSQTLIIHLIRTVKAPFTQSTAALPVLGMTGLVMAIALLLPFTPLGESIGLVPLPARYFLWLVAILLGYWLVTRGVKAAYIRRFKTWL from the coding sequence ATGCTCTCCTGGTTTTCTGTTGCGTCCCATCGCGCCATGCCTGTTGCGTCTGGTAAGTCATGGCTGCCGCTTGCAGTAAAAGCGGCTCAAACCGATCCTCATCATCTGCTGAACCAGCTCGAGACGCGTCCCTATGGGCTAACGGCCTTGCAGGCTCGCCAGCGCCGCCGCCAGTTTGGGCCTAATGAAATTGCCCACGACTGCACCCCCACCTGGTATCAGCAGCTATTCCGCGCCTTCAATAGCCCGTTTGTGTATTTGCTGCTGGTGCTGGCGATCGCCGCCTGGTTCACTCGCGATCAGCGGGGCGCAGCGCTGCTTCTGGGGATTGTGTTGCTCAGCGGGGTGCTGCGGTTTGCGCGGGAATATCGCTCCAGCCGCGCCGCCGAAAAGCTGCGGGCCCTGGTCGAAACCACCGCCACCGTCAGCCGCTACGACGATTTGCTGCCAGCCGAGCGCCGCCAAGAAGTTCCCATTCGCCAGCTCGTGCCGGGGGATGTCGTACATTTGGCTCCGGGAGATATGGTGCCTGCGGATGTGCGGCTGCTGGAGGCCAATAACTTCTTTGTGGGCCAGTCGATCCTCACGGGGGAATCTGACTTGGTGCAAAAATATAGCGCCGTCCGCGCCGTGCCATCGCCCGACGGAGACTGGTGGGATCTGCCCAACCTTTGCTTTATGGGAACCACAGTGTTGGGGGGCAGCGCTCGCGCCGTGGTCATAGCCACTGGAGCGCAGACCTATTTGGGAATGCTGTCGAAAACGCTGATCGGGCGGCGATCGCCCACTAGCTTTGACACGGGCATTAACCACATCACCTGGCTGCTGATCGGGTTCATCGCCATCATGGCCCCCAGTGCGGTTTTGCTCAACGGCCTGGTTCGCGGGCAGTGGACAACTTCTCTGATCTTTGGAGTGGCGGTCGCTGTGGGTCTGGTGCCAGAGCTATTGCCCCTGATTCTCAGCATTGGACTGACACGCGGGGTCAGTGCCCTGGCCCGACAGCAGATGCTGGCCAAGCGGCTGGACGCGGTGCAAAACCTGGGCGCAGTTGACCTGCTGTGTACCGACAAGACGGGCACCCTCACCCAAAACCAGGTGTCGTTTCACAGTGCGATCGCCCCCCTGGGCCAGCCCAGCCCCGATCCGCTGGCCGATGCCTACTTGAACAGTTACTACCAGACGGGCATTCAAAACCGATTGGACGATGCCATTTTGGAAGCGGCCGACGCGAGTGCCTTGTCCCAGATTGCATTGACCCATCGCAAGCTGGGGGAAGTGCCCTTCGATTTTGCGCGACGGCGGCTGTCTGTGGTGGTCGAACAGGAGGGTTTTCCGCTGCTAATCTGCAAAGGGGCTGTGGAGGAGGTGCTGGGTCTATGCAGCCACCTCCAGCACCAGGGAGAGCCAACGCCCCTGACCGAAGCGCTGCATCAGCAGACCCTCCAAACAGCCCAGCAGTTTAGCCGGCAGGGGTTTCGGGTGCTGGCCGTGGCCTGCAAGCGGCTGGATGCACCGCAGGATCACTATGACCCGACAGATGAGGCGGGGCTAAGGCTGGTGGGATACCTGACGTTTCTCGATCCGCCGCAGGAGACGGCAAAGGGGGCGATCGCCGCCTTGCAGCAGTACAACGTGCGTGTCAAGGTGCTAACTGGAGACAATGAGCATGTCGCCCGCACGATTTGTCAGGAGGTCGGGCTGCCCGTTCAGCAAGTCTGCCTCGGTTCGGCGATTGACCCGATGACCGACGAGGAACTGGCTGCCGTTGCTGAGAACACGACGCTGTTTGCCAAGCTGTCGCCCCTGCAAAAAGCCCGAATTGTGCAGGTTCTCAAACAGCAGGGACACACGGTGGGCTATTTGGGCGATGGGGTCAACGATGCGCTGGCCCTGCGAGAGGCGGATGTGGGCATTTCGGTGGAGTCGGCGGTGGATGTGGCCAAGGAGTCGGCCGATGTGATTTTGCTTGAAAAGAGCCTGCTGGTGCTAGAACAGGGCATTGTGGAGGGTCGCCGCACCTTTGGCAATATCATCAAGTATCTGAAGATGGCGACCAGCTCCAACTTTGGCAATGTGCTGAGCGTGATGGGCGCTAGCGCTCTGCTGCCCTTCTTACCGATGCAGCCGCTGCAACTGCTGGTGCAAAACCTGCTTTACGACCTGTCCCAAACGGCGATTCCCTTTGACCGAGTAGATGAGTCCTATCTGGTGCAGCCCCAGCGCTGGTCTGTGCGGGATTTGCGGCGGTTTATGTTGTGCTTTGGTCCCGTCAGTTCCATTTTTGACTATGTGACGTTTGCGGTGCTGTGGGGGGTGCTGGGGTTCAACGTGCCCGCTGATGCGGCGCTGTTTCAGTCGGGCTGGTTTGTCTACGGGCTGTTGTCCCAAACCCTGATTATTCATTTGATTCGCACGGTTAAGGCTCCGTTTACCCAGAGCACGGCCGCCTTGCCTGTGTTGGGGATGACGGGGCTGGTGATGGCGATCGCCCTGCTGCTCCCCTTTACGCCCCTGGGTGAGAGTATTGGGCTGGTGCCGCTGCCGGCCCGCTATTTCCTCTGGCTGGTTGCCATTCTCCTGGGCTACTGGCTGGTCACTCGCGGGGTCAAAGCCGCCTATATCCGCCGCTTCAAGACCTGGCTTTAG